One window of the Populus nigra chromosome 4, ddPopNigr1.1, whole genome shotgun sequence genome contains the following:
- the LOC133692867 gene encoding glycine-rich cell wall structural protein 1-like: MGVISSKWVSFLLLLLCIVLHLSAISLGDDKLDKTRYRDDDCRWNPRRCGGRFGGGRGGGLGGGGGRGGGFGGGAGRGGGLGGGGGKGGGFGGGAGGGGGLGGGGGRGGGAGGGGGLGGGGGGGKGGGFGGGAGGGGGLGGGAGGGVGGGGGFGGGGGGGVGGGAGHGGGFGAGGGVGGGAGGGTGGGGGFGGGGGGGVGGGSGHGGGFGAGGGVGGGAGGAGGGGGGGGGGGGGGIGGSSGHGGGFGAGGGVGGGLGGGAGGGGGGGGGGGGGLGGGSGHGGGFGAGGGLGGGAGGGLGGGGGGGAGGGHGGGAGGGFGVGIGIGVGVGAGAGHGSGSGSGGGGGGH; this comes from the coding sequence ATGGGTGTGATCTCATCAAAAtgggtttcttttcttctgcTTCTCTTGTGCATTGTCCTTCATTTGAGTGCAATCAGCCTTGGTGATGACAAGCTTGACAAAACTAGATATCGAGACGATGACTGTAGGTGGAATCCAAGACGTTGTGGAGGCCGCTTTGGTGGTGGACGTGGGGGAGGActaggaggtggtggtggtagaGGTGGTGGCTTTGGCGGTGGAGCCGGAAGAGGAGGAGGGCTTGGCGGTGGTGGTGGTAAAGGTGGTGGCTTTGGCGGTGGAgccggaggaggaggagggcttggaggtggtggtggtagaggtggtggagctggaggaggaggaggacttggtggtggtggtggtggtggtaaagGTGGTGGCTTTGgtggtggagctggaggaggaggagggctTGGTGGCGGTGCTGGAGGGGGTGTTGGAGGAGGTGGTGGctttggtggtggtggaggaggaggtgtTGGAGGTGGAGCTGGTCATGGTGGAGGATTTGGGGCTGGAGGAGGTGTAGGTGGCGGAGCTGGAGGTGGTACTGGTGGAGGTGGTGGTTttggtggaggtggtggaggtggtgttggtggtgggtcaggacatggtggaggcTTTGGAGCTGGAGGAGGCGTAGGAGGCGGAGCTGGaggtgctggtggtggtggaggaggtggaggaggaggtggtggcgGTGGTATTGGTGGTAGTTCAGGTCACGGTGGGGGCTTTGGAGCTGGAGGTGGTGTAGGTGGTGGCCTCGGAGGTGGTGccggaggaggtggtggtggaggtggtggaggaggtggaggtCTAGGTGGTGGATCAGGCCATGGTGGTGGCTTTGGAGCGGGTGGAGGTCTCGGAGGTGGAGCTGGTGGAGGTttaggtggaggtggaggtggaggtgcaGGAGGTGGGCATGGTGGTGGAGCTGGTGGAGGATTTGGAGTTGGGATTGGCATTGGTGTAGGAGTTGGGGCTGGTGCCGGCCACGGGTCTGGAAGTGGTTCGGGCGGTGGTGGAGGCGGACACTAA